A genomic stretch from Armatimonadota bacterium includes:
- a CDS encoding N-acetylmuramoyl-L-alanine amidase, which translates to MIRKRFLFVVLGLCLAICSAGSAVQADPYDAVESVVTDSGVFPEGTSVVDITIVGGSIIVELSLEAIPPDFCDTMSDSMVKAIVDAVSPFKELTDIEVQVGGQPLWAYLTRSEQTYEGDVPSVSPVVRRLAMGAQNPLSEPSVAPISTELAGKLVVLHPSHGSYVYGTPPSVWYRAMRTFCGPNPVTNSPYAPYSYQPSDYYYWTKGLGWPMYYEDDMSPETIRFLYAYCQSGGAATYCSRNLDKNAGDFPATTYGYPAPTFPLPKWQTATKYALQDRGGIPSTVWNTTDVTGESNIDLRARAYYTNWLMQTLGYSYTNTVSFSLHSNAATTGTPIQSQARGTETYWYATQYPTEQAQSQAFCTAVENGVISAIRTQYDGYWAEPIYDSANSTITPPEWTVAYGTYRGYVQDGGTNYRWQDRGVKTTNFGEIRECKCPAQLMELLFHDDWKFYPDQAFHQDPIFRSTVAWGMYTGICNFFGVTPKARLAATVESVSFPAVVQPGETFTGTVTMRNLGQAWCWGMKQVGTVYGPYNVWVLKGTNADQFGGAGVKVQLANDGYYYPGDTATFTVSLTAPATGGYYNTSWRMRKDDGKGGDFGSTATAVIGVDAPWFTATQNAANVKTGSSAATAPVTLRGDVLITVMPSPAIGFGANDPVQISVDGVATGAVTESGGNYVCTATVDGATANGAHQITVTVTEADDSVTVLNDWIYVNKNEINGTVTLPGFVGASRDVAFSIDGAAPITRSLSFAGGVAGYKLVNLPDTVSTLSAKTAWTLRQNKAASLVDAVDFVLAGGDIDGGNSVNIADYNLLKSSWFQAAPAADISGDGVVNGADYNIMKANWFTAGDPQ; encoded by the coding sequence GTGATAAGGAAGCGATTTCTGTTTGTCGTGCTCGGACTCTGTTTGGCGATATGTTCGGCAGGGTCCGCGGTTCAGGCAGACCCCTATGATGCGGTCGAGAGCGTGGTGACCGACAGCGGCGTGTTCCCGGAAGGGACTTCGGTTGTGGATATCACGATTGTCGGCGGCAGCATCATCGTGGAACTGAGCCTGGAGGCGATCCCTCCGGATTTCTGCGATACGATGTCGGATAGCATGGTCAAGGCCATTGTGGATGCTGTGTCGCCCTTCAAGGAACTGACGGACATCGAGGTGCAGGTCGGCGGTCAGCCTCTGTGGGCCTATCTCACGAGATCGGAGCAGACCTATGAGGGTGACGTGCCCTCGGTTAGCCCCGTCGTCCGCAGACTTGCCATGGGCGCGCAGAACCCGCTGTCCGAGCCTAGCGTGGCCCCCATCTCCACTGAGTTGGCCGGGAAACTGGTCGTCCTTCATCCCAGCCACGGCTCATACGTGTACGGTACGCCCCCGTCGGTCTGGTATAGGGCCATGCGGACGTTCTGTGGGCCGAACCCGGTGACGAACTCGCCATACGCCCCGTACTCCTATCAGCCCAGTGACTACTACTACTGGACGAAGGGGCTCGGGTGGCCGATGTACTACGAGGACGATATGTCCCCGGAGACCATCAGGTTCCTCTATGCCTACTGTCAGTCTGGAGGCGCCGCAACCTACTGCTCCAGAAACCTTGACAAGAACGCCGGCGATTTCCCTGCCACGACCTATGGCTATCCGGCGCCAACGTTCCCGCTGCCGAAGTGGCAGACTGCCACCAAGTATGCCCTGCAGGATCGGGGCGGCATACCTTCCACGGTCTGGAACACCACGGATGTGACCGGAGAGAGCAACATAGACCTCCGGGCGAGGGCCTATTACACCAACTGGCTGATGCAGACCCTGGGCTACAGCTATACCAACACCGTCTCGTTCAGCCTGCATAGCAACGCGGCCACAACAGGGACGCCCATACAGTCTCAGGCACGCGGTACTGAGACTTACTGGTACGCTACCCAGTATCCGACCGAACAGGCCCAGTCCCAGGCCTTCTGCACGGCGGTGGAGAACGGCGTCATCAGCGCCATTCGCACGCAGTATGACGGCTACTGGGCCGAGCCCATCTACGACAGCGCAAACTCAACGATAACTCCGCCCGAGTGGACCGTCGCGTACGGCACCTATCGCGGCTACGTGCAGGACGGCGGGACTAACTATCGCTGGCAGGATCGCGGCGTGAAGACAACCAACTTCGGTGAAATCCGGGAGTGCAAGTGCCCGGCCCAGTTGATGGAGCTTCTCTTCCACGACGACTGGAAGTTCTACCCCGATCAGGCATTCCACCAGGACCCGATCTTCCGCTCCACCGTGGCTTGGGGTATGTACACCGGAATCTGCAACTTCTTCGGTGTGACTCCTAAGGCGAGGCTGGCCGCGACCGTCGAGTCGGTGAGTTTCCCGGCGGTAGTGCAGCCCGGTGAGACCTTCACGGGCACGGTCACTATGCGAAACCTCGGTCAGGCATGGTGCTGGGGAATGAAGCAGGTCGGTACCGTCTACGGGCCCTACAACGTGTGGGTGCTGAAGGGGACCAACGCAGACCAGTTTGGAGGCGCCGGCGTCAAGGTTCAGCTCGCGAACGACGGCTACTACTATCCGGGTGACACCGCGACCTTCACTGTGAGTCTCACTGCGCCGGCGACCGGCGGCTACTACAACACGAGTTGGAGAATGCGCAAGGACGACGGGAAGGGCGGAGACTTCGGCAGCACGGCCACCGCCGTGATCGGCGTCGATGCCCCGTGGTTCACGGCCACCCAGAACGCGGCCAACGTGAAGACCGGCAGTTCCGCGGCGACCGCCCCTGTTACGCTTCGCGGCGACGTGCTCATCACCGTGATGCCGAGCCCCGCGATCGGCTTCGGGGCGAACGACCCGGTTCAGATCTCCGTGGACGGCGTGGCGACCGGCGCCGTGACGGAGTCTGGCGGCAACTACGTCTGCACGGCAACGGTAGATGGTGCGACCGCCAACGGTGCGCATCAGATCACCGTAACCGTTACTGAGGCCGATGACTCTGTGACCGTTCTGAACGACTGGATCTATGTCAACAAGAACGAGATCAACGGCACGGTCACTCTGCCCGGCTTCGTAGGAGCTTCCAGAGACGTTGCGTTCTCGATTGACGGCGCAGCGCCGATCACCAGGTCCCTGTCGTTCGCCGGCGGCGTTGCTGGCTACAAGCTGGTGAACCTGCCCGACACGGTGAGCACATTGAGCGCCAAGACCGCGTGGACGCTCAGGCAGAACAAAGCCGCTTCGCTGGTTGATGCGGTGGACTTTGTTCTCGCAGGTGGCGACATCGACGGCGGCAACTCTGTCAACATAGCGGACTACAACCTCCTCAAGTCTAGTTGGTTCCAGGCGGCTCCCGCGGCCGACATCAGTGGCGATGGGGTAGTCAACGGTGCGGACTACAACATCATGAAGGCCAACTGGTTCACCGCGGGCGATCCTCAGTAG
- a CDS encoding PEP-CTERM sorting domain-containing protein (PEP-CTERM proteins occur, often in large numbers, in the proteomes of bacteria that also encode an exosortase, a predicted intramembrane cysteine proteinase. The presence of a PEP-CTERM domain at a protein's C-terminus predicts cleavage within the sorting domain, followed by covalent anchoring to some some component of the (usually Gram-negative) cell surface. Many PEP-CTERM proteins exhibit an unusual sequence composition that includes large numbers of potential glycosylation sites. Expression of one such protein has been shown restore the ability of a bacterium to form floc, a type of biofilm.), translating to MRRPIVFAAIIAVLALMVSVAQAADATWNFSTWANPASPEVYQNFYGVPSAVINVDPLWGTGWYDTMPAVYGSAQGWWDIATGSIVLSIPDMDNAPPESWKELVVKITYWDDISKAPTIQASPQFTVLGKTTVLAEAGPVGGGWYTDTWVLNVAPIPSMAVITILGDADWGSQIDRINVIPEPSGVLALFSGMAGLTGLILRRRRA from the coding sequence ATGAGAAGACCAATTGTCTTCGCGGCGATCATAGCCGTCTTGGCGCTCATGGTCTCTGTTGCCCAGGCTGCCGACGCGACGTGGAACTTCAGCACGTGGGCGAATCCGGCATCGCCTGAGGTGTACCAGAACTTCTACGGCGTGCCTTCGGCTGTGATCAACGTGGACCCCCTATGGGGTACCGGTTGGTATGACACCATGCCCGCCGTGTACGGGAGCGCCCAGGGCTGGTGGGATATCGCCACGGGCTCCATCGTTCTGAGCATTCCCGATATGGACAACGCCCCTCCGGAATCGTGGAAGGAGCTTGTCGTGAAGATCACCTATTGGGATGATATCAGCAAGGCTCCGACGATCCAGGCATCGCCGCAGTTTACGGTGCTTGGCAAGACGACGGTGCTGGCCGAAGCTGGCCCCGTGGGCGGCGGCTGGTATACCGATACCTGGGTGCTGAATGTCGCGCCGATCCCGAGCATGGCGGTGATCACGATCCTCGGCGACGCGGACTGGGGATCGCAGATTGACAGGATAAACGTCATCCCCGAGCCGAGCGGCGTTCTGGCGCTCTTCAGCGGCATGGCCGGCCTCACGGGTCTGATTCTCCGCCGAAGACGCGCATAG
- a CDS encoding amidohydrolase, whose translation MSDTADLILQNGRIFTLDPVNPWASAVAIAGDRILATGSLGEVEALRGPGTEVMDLTGSTAIPGLTDSHIHLPMYGVDELFRADLGGCTSIGDVQDRLRKFDRERSPQWIIGRGFDHEIFAEKRFPTRTELDAVSPDKPVVVVRLCGHAVVCNSRAIAMAEEGKLPAEGRETGLLTEDDQDYVFEHAPCLTTAQRTEAILFAAEKARASGITEVHCLISGAEDLTILQGLHAENRLPIRFYVQVPYSLFPQLSAEGLRTGDGDDRLRIGSVKMFQDGSMGAWTAGMREPFTDRPETSGLLMHAQDEMTEMVRKVHNAGWQAATHAIGDLAIETVINAYETVLRETGEDNRVRRHRIEHASILAEDLVARMASLHILAAVQPQFVLTDFWTINRVGPERYRWTYPFRTLVEAGIPTSLGSDCPVERLDAFQLIYRAVTRDAYSQSECLTVEETIRLYALGGAYAGFEEGLRGSLEAGKLADIVVLDTDIFGSDPSDIAKCRPTHVIIGGQYHAA comes from the coding sequence GTGAGCGACACAGCGGACCTGATCCTTCAGAACGGGCGAATCTTCACCCTCGACCCAGTGAATCCCTGGGCATCGGCGGTCGCTATCGCGGGCGACCGGATTCTTGCTACGGGAAGCCTAGGCGAGGTCGAGGCGCTGCGCGGCCCCGGAACAGAGGTCATGGACCTGACGGGCAGTACTGCGATCCCCGGCCTCACCGATTCGCACATCCACCTGCCGATGTACGGAGTGGACGAGCTGTTCCGCGCGGATCTCGGCGGGTGCACCTCGATCGGTGACGTGCAGGACCGTCTCCGCAAGTTCGACAGAGAACGCTCGCCGCAGTGGATCATCGGCCGCGGTTTTGACCATGAAATCTTCGCAGAGAAGCGGTTCCCGACGCGCACGGAGTTGGACGCGGTCAGTCCGGACAAGCCGGTGGTGGTCGTGCGCCTCTGCGGACATGCCGTCGTCTGCAACAGCCGGGCGATCGCGATGGCGGAGGAGGGCAAGCTGCCCGCCGAAGGGCGCGAGACCGGCCTGCTCACCGAGGACGATCAGGACTACGTCTTCGAACACGCGCCGTGCCTGACCACCGCTCAACGTACGGAGGCGATCCTCTTCGCGGCCGAGAAGGCTCGCGCGAGCGGCATCACGGAAGTCCACTGTCTGATATCCGGCGCCGAGGATCTTACGATCCTGCAGGGACTGCACGCCGAGAACAGGCTCCCCATTCGCTTCTATGTGCAGGTGCCGTACAGCCTGTTCCCGCAGTTGTCGGCGGAGGGACTCAGGACCGGCGACGGCGACGACCGGCTTCGCATCGGCTCGGTGAAGATGTTCCAGGACGGCTCGATGGGGGCATGGACTGCCGGCATGCGCGAGCCTTTCACAGACCGGCCCGAGACCAGCGGCCTCCTCATGCACGCGCAGGACGAGATGACCGAGATGGTCCGCAAGGTCCACAACGCCGGATGGCAGGCGGCGACACACGCTATCGGCGACCTTGCGATCGAGACCGTGATCAACGCATACGAGACCGTTCTGAGGGAAACCGGAGAAGACAACCGCGTGCGCCGCCACCGCATCGAGCACGCCTCGATACTGGCCGAAGACCTCGTCGCGCGGATGGCGAGCCTGCACATTCTTGCCGCAGTTCAGCCGCAGTTCGTGCTGACGGACTTCTGGACGATCAACCGCGTGGGTCCGGAGCGCTACCGGTGGACCTACCCGTTCCGAACGCTCGTCGAGGCGGGAATACCGACTTCGCTCGGCTCGGACTGCCCGGTGGAGCGGCTGGACGCCTTCCAACTGATCTACCGCGCGGTGACGCGAGACGCATACAGCCAGTCGGAGTGCCTGACGGTGGAGGAGACGATCAGACTGTATGCCCTCGGCGGCGCATACGCGGGCTTCGAGGAGGGTCTGCGCGGCTCGCTGGAGGCGGGGAAGCTCGCGGACATCGTAGTGCTCGACACGGATATCTTCGGTTCCGATCCATCGGATATCGCCAAGTGCCGCCCGACGCACGTTATCATCGGCGGTCAGTACCATGCGGCCTGA
- a CDS encoding bifunctional metallophosphatase/5'-nucleotidase, which translates to MISLRRWAILAVSIIAVVAPAASAPEYREITILHTNDTHDHLFPFSYPDPPTSSSAYALRSETKDIGGIARRATLAREIRLEMHGNALLMDAGDISDGTPFSIEYLGEASFAAMSAAGYDIMTLGNHEFGQTLDQFRRNIGTATFPIVCANLLDRKTGKLLLPPYLIYDIDGAKIAVMGLTVMSPEYKAAKEGLDFLDPYQVARELVPALKKQADIVIVLSHLGSSEDEMLAKEAPGIDVIVGGHSHARITKPKLIRQTDERHAFWIGGTVIVQAYEKGAELGRLDLRLRRDGGPFTLMGCKGQLIPITSAISDDPATAAVVNRYYRPMKAYYGEVLGEATATFYDDRSRESTILNLVCDAIREAAQSEVGIYGIGGIRADLQSGPVRGWDIATVLPFKNKLVVMEITGQRLKEGLLRFRPGVSGMRYRVVGERMVEASIGGEPVDDSAIYKVATIDWLVSLYFTDVADTKVMDTMCSDAVISYIKSRGKITPTADGRRVIE; encoded by the coding sequence ATGATTTCCCTGCGTCGCTGGGCAATTCTTGCAGTCTCGATCATCGCAGTTGTCGCACCGGCGGCGTCGGCACCGGAATACCGGGAGATCACAATACTGCACACGAACGACACGCACGACCACCTGTTTCCGTTCAGCTACCCCGACCCGCCCACCTCGAGTTCGGCCTACGCCTTGAGATCCGAGACCAAGGACATCGGCGGCATCGCGCGAAGGGCCACCCTCGCCCGCGAGATCAGGCTCGAGATGCACGGGAATGCGCTTCTGATGGACGCGGGCGATATCTCGGACGGCACTCCGTTCTCGATCGAGTATCTCGGCGAGGCGAGCTTCGCTGCGATGTCGGCCGCCGGATATGACATCATGACTCTCGGCAACCATGAGTTCGGGCAGACACTCGATCAGTTCAGGAGGAACATCGGGACCGCCACATTCCCGATTGTCTGCGCAAACCTGCTCGACAGAAAGACCGGCAAGCTGCTCCTGCCGCCATACCTCATCTACGATATCGACGGCGCGAAGATCGCCGTAATGGGGCTGACCGTCATGTCGCCCGAGTACAAGGCGGCGAAGGAGGGACTCGACTTCCTGGATCCCTATCAGGTCGCGAGAGAGTTGGTGCCCGCACTCAAGAAGCAGGCCGACATAGTGATCGTGCTGAGCCACCTGGGGTCCAGCGAGGACGAGATGCTCGCGAAAGAGGCGCCGGGGATAGACGTAATCGTCGGAGGGCATTCCCACGCACGAATCACGAAGCCCAAGCTGATTCGCCAGACCGATGAACGGCACGCCTTCTGGATCGGCGGGACGGTGATCGTACAGGCCTACGAGAAGGGGGCGGAACTCGGACGGCTCGACCTACGACTCCGTCGAGACGGCGGACCGTTCACACTCATGGGCTGCAAGGGACAACTGATCCCTATCACTTCGGCAATCTCGGACGATCCCGCGACGGCCGCCGTCGTGAACCGCTACTACCGGCCGATGAAGGCCTACTACGGCGAGGTGCTGGGGGAGGCTACTGCGACGTTCTACGACGACCGGTCCAGAGAGAGCACGATCCTCAACCTCGTGTGCGACGCGATCCGTGAGGCCGCGCAGTCGGAGGTCGGAATTTACGGCATCGGAGGCATCCGGGCAGATCTCCAGTCAGGCCCGGTGCGGGGCTGGGACATCGCGACCGTGCTTCCGTTCAAGAACAAGCTTGTCGTGATGGAGATCACCGGGCAGAGGCTCAAGGAGGGGCTTCTGCGCTTCAGGCCGGGTGTGTCCGGAATGCGATACAGGGTCGTGGGCGAGAGAATGGTCGAGGCGAGCATCGGCGGAGAGCCGGTTGACGACAGCGCGATATACAAAGTCGCGACGATTGACTGGCTCGTGAGCCTGTACTTCACCGACGTCGCCGATACGAAGGTGATGGATACCATGTGCAGCGACGCGGTGATATCCTATATCAAGTCGCGGGGCAAGATCACTCCCACGGCGGACGGAAGGCGGGTCATAGAGTGA
- the hisI gene encoding phosphoribosyl-AMP cyclohydrolase produces MRIPDEIRFDTDGLIPAVIQDANSGQVLMLGFMNRDSLQRTLDEGRVCFWSRTRNKFWLKGEESGNFLLVRGVYANCYADSLLIKAEPVGPTCHNGYESCYYRQFGDDGLEMIAEQLFDPKEVYNK; encoded by the coding sequence ATGCGGATTCCCGATGAGATAAGATTCGATACCGACGGTCTGATCCCCGCGGTCATACAGGATGCGAACAGCGGACAGGTACTCATGCTTGGATTCATGAACCGCGATTCGCTGCAGCGAACCCTCGATGAGGGAAGGGTCTGCTTCTGGAGCCGCACGCGCAACAAGTTCTGGCTGAAGGGCGAGGAGTCGGGCAACTTCCTTCTTGTGAGGGGCGTCTATGCCAACTGCTACGCCGACTCGCTGCTCATCAAGGCCGAGCCGGTCGGGCCGACGTGCCACAACGGCTACGAGAGCTGCTACTATCGGCAGTTCGGTGATGACGGCCTGGAGATGATCGCCGAGCAGCTTTTCGACCCGAAAGAGGTGTACAATAAATGA
- the hisF gene encoding imidazole glycerol phosphate synthase subunit HisF, whose protein sequence is MLAKRIIPCFDVKEGRVVKGTKFVNLRDAGDPVELARLYDREGADEIVFLDITASHEERDVMLEVAARVAEQVFIPFTVGGGIRTVDDFRRMLKAGADKISINTSAVENPAIISEAADKFGAQCVVVAIDAKRVEAQRWEVYTHGGRTPTGIDAREWAAKVERLGSGEILLTSMDADGTKDGYDIELTRAIAESVNIPVIASGGAGTPEHMYEALAEGGAEAALIASIVHYGEYSIREIKEYLTDRGIPMRPVL, encoded by the coding sequence ATGCTCGCCAAGCGCATAATCCCGTGTTTTGATGTCAAGGAAGGGCGCGTCGTCAAGGGGACGAAGTTCGTGAACCTGCGGGATGCGGGCGACCCCGTGGAGCTTGCCCGCCTCTATGACCGGGAGGGCGCGGACGAGATCGTCTTCCTCGACATCACTGCCAGCCACGAGGAGCGCGACGTGATGCTCGAGGTCGCCGCGCGAGTGGCTGAGCAGGTCTTCATCCCGTTCACAGTCGGCGGAGGAATCCGCACGGTGGATGATTTCCGCAGGATGCTCAAAGCCGGCGCGGACAAGATTTCGATCAACACCTCCGCCGTTGAGAACCCGGCGATCATCTCGGAGGCGGCAGACAAGTTCGGAGCGCAGTGCGTGGTCGTCGCGATCGATGCGAAGCGCGTCGAAGCTCAGAGGTGGGAAGTGTACACCCACGGCGGCCGGACTCCCACCGGCATTGATGCGCGCGAATGGGCGGCGAAGGTCGAGCGGCTCGGCTCGGGCGAGATCCTGCTCACAAGCATGGACGCCGACGGGACGAAGGACGGCTATGACATCGAGCTGACGCGGGCGATCGCCGAGAGCGTGAACATCCCCGTTATCGCATCGGGCGGCGCGGGTACTCCGGAGCACATGTATGAGGCGCTGGCGGAGGGCGGGGCCGAGGCGGCGCTGATCGCCTCGATCGTACACTACGGCGAGTACAGCATCAGGGAGATCAAAGAGTACCTGACCGATCGGGGTATCCCGATGCGGCCGGTGCTGTAG
- a CDS encoding metallophosphoesterase, whose amino-acid sequence MSIYALSDLHLSFAKHKPMDIFGPAWEGHEERIRSNWEQTVAPEDLVLMPGDLSWAMRLPEARPDLAFVDALPGRKVVIRGNHDYWWHRKATSRIQREVGGTMTFIQGASVVVGPVGITGTRGWRSDWDCRGARSECPDEDQAARIFQRELQYLENGLLSIPDSVSVRIAMLHFPPFDEKLRPNEFAEVLSRHSVDILVYGHVHLGIGGWLEGPVGGVNYRLVSADVVGFAPQLVLDRR is encoded by the coding sequence ATGAGCATCTATGCACTCTCCGACCTGCACCTCTCGTTCGCGAAACACAAGCCGATGGACATCTTCGGCCCGGCCTGGGAAGGCCACGAGGAGAGAATCCGGTCGAACTGGGAGCAGACCGTCGCCCCGGAAGACCTCGTGCTGATGCCCGGCGATCTATCTTGGGCGATGCGTCTACCCGAGGCCCGGCCGGACCTCGCATTCGTGGACGCCCTTCCAGGTCGGAAGGTTGTGATCCGGGGCAACCACGACTACTGGTGGCACAGGAAGGCGACTTCCCGTATCCAGCGGGAAGTAGGGGGCACGATGACCTTCATCCAGGGCGCCTCGGTCGTCGTAGGGCCGGTAGGCATCACGGGGACGCGCGGCTGGCGGAGCGACTGGGACTGTCGAGGGGCGCGATCCGAATGCCCGGACGAGGATCAGGCCGCGAGAATCTTTCAGCGAGAACTGCAGTACCTGGAGAACGGCCTGCTCTCGATTCCCGATTCGGTGAGCGTCCGCATCGCGATGCTCCACTTCCCTCCGTTCGATGAGAAGCTCCGACCGAATGAGTTCGCGGAGGTGCTCTCTCGCCATTCGGTGGATATACTCGTGTACGGCCACGTGCATCTCGGCATCGGCGGCTGGCTCGAGGGCCCCGTTGGCGGCGTCAACTACCGGTTGGTGTCCGCCGATGTCGTCGGATTCGCCCCGCAGTTGGTTCTTGATCGGCGTTGA
- a CDS encoding diaminopimelate epimerase, whose translation MQIAFTKVEAIGNHFVLVNAVSMPEADWSLIALSMCEHSFGVGADGLLVISASNSADFRFRMWNPDGSEDVCGNGMRCGAVYAYECGLARGPFVTMDAKSGIVCAEIQIGEGGKPSARVNMGVPSIESADIPVAVLSAQSLDVPVRVDGREYTASCIQVGTPHAVIFADIEVFWDEIPADSPLIEKHPLFPDRVNVTWCHVESPGSLVIRTWERGVGPTLGCGSGACAALAAANLHGTAGESASVRSPGGTLLVDWPGRADIFASGPTRTVFEGTWSS comes from the coding sequence ATGCAAATCGCTTTCACCAAAGTCGAGGCGATCGGAAACCATTTCGTGCTGGTGAACGCCGTTTCCATGCCGGAGGCGGACTGGTCGCTGATTGCGCTCAGCATGTGCGAGCACTCGTTCGGGGTCGGTGCGGACGGTCTGCTGGTGATCTCCGCGTCGAACTCGGCGGACTTCAGGTTTCGCATGTGGAATCCCGACGGCTCCGAGGATGTCTGTGGCAACGGCATGCGCTGCGGGGCCGTCTATGCATACGAGTGCGGGCTGGCGCGAGGTCCGTTCGTAACTATGGACGCGAAGTCCGGGATCGTGTGCGCTGAGATTCAGATCGGCGAGGGCGGCAAGCCCTCGGCGCGGGTGAACATGGGTGTGCCGAGCATAGAATCGGCCGATATCCCTGTCGCGGTATTGTCCGCGCAATCGCTGGACGTGCCCGTGCGGGTTGACGGCAGGGAATACACCGCAAGCTGTATCCAGGTTGGGACCCCGCACGCTGTTATTTTCGCCGATATCGAGGTTTTCTGGGACGAGATTCCAGCGGACAGCCCACTCATCGAGAAGCATCCGCTCTTTCCGGATCGGGTCAACGTGACCTGGTGCCACGTCGAATCCCCCGGGTCGCTGGTGATTCGCACGTGGGAACGGGGCGTCGGCCCGACGCTCGGATGCGGATCCGGGGCATGCGCGGCGCTGGCGGCGGCGAACCTGCACGGGACAGCCGGCGAATCGGCCTCGGTGCGCTCCCCCGGTGGGACACTTTTGGTGGATTGGCCCGGACGGGCTGATATCTTCGCGTCCGGCCCGACGCGAACCGTTTTTGAAGGAACGTGGAGTTCCTGA
- a CDS encoding methyltransferase domain-containing protein — protein MNEPYDPVAAYYDLLISWKARLRRERPLFARVFKEHKVRRILDTACGTGRHAFAFQDWGYHVIAADSSPEMVAKARKNAGDRPIAFVEAGFTELAKSDGMFDAVTCLGNSLPHVLSDEELDASLRSMYDVLVPGGAVIIQNNNYDMIVGRAQRFMPIAARRSDGKEYLFQRFFDFHGDTLTFNLVTMVKERGDWAMHVHPIPQRALTSGLLASKLEAAGFENVRFYGGYPAKPFVSLESDVMVAVARRPHTLFSAPRPEPVRAIDAVPIRENGEPLVSLEEAAPEIELREKPAWGRKTVVEMLLRANAMLPSGHHLKVNTLLRTLDRQREVYARITSEIQEKHPEWPKSRLRREINKFLAPPDAKHPPGHTTGGAVDVTIVGPEGCELDMVSSLDGEEKPFLATMPLYSRKATPHAARNRQMLADVMASAGFSSYPGEWWHYSYGDSAWAVRTGAPCALYGAAEISA, from the coding sequence ATGAACGAGCCATACGACCCGGTGGCTGCATACTACGACCTGCTGATCTCATGGAAGGCCCGCCTGAGGCGCGAGCGACCGCTCTTTGCCCGCGTGTTCAAGGAACACAAGGTCCGGAGGATACTCGACACCGCATGCGGGACCGGACGGCACGCATTCGCGTTCCAGGACTGGGGCTATCACGTCATCGCCGCGGATTCCAGCCCGGAGATGGTCGCGAAAGCCAGGAAGAATGCCGGCGACCGTCCGATTGCGTTTGTCGAGGCCGGGTTCACCGAGTTGGCCAAGTCGGACGGCATGTTCGACGCAGTCACCTGCCTCGGCAACTCGCTGCCTCACGTGCTCTCGGATGAGGAACTCGACGCGTCGCTCAGGTCAATGTACGATGTTCTTGTTCCGGGCGGTGCGGTCATCATCCAGAACAACAACTACGACATGATCGTCGGCAGAGCGCAGCGCTTCATGCCTATCGCGGCGCGGCGGTCGGATGGCAAGGAGTATCTCTTCCAGCGGTTCTTCGATTTCCACGGCGACACGCTCACGTTCAATCTCGTGACAATGGTCAAGGAGCGCGGCGATTGGGCGATGCACGTACACCCGATCCCCCAGCGCGCCCTCACCAGTGGCCTGCTCGCGTCCAAGCTCGAGGCCGCCGGGTTCGAGAACGTCCGGTTCTACGGAGGATACCCGGCCAAGCCGTTCGTGTCGCTGGAGTCGGACGTCATGGTCGCCGTCGCCCGGAGACCGCACACGCTCTTCAGCGCCCCGCGTCCCGAGCCCGTCCGAGCGATTGACGCTGTGCCGATTCGTGAGAACGGTGAACCCCTTGTGAGCCTGGAGGAAGCTGCGCCGGAGATCGAGCTGCGCGAGAAACCGGCCTGGGGTCGGAAGACCGTCGTTGAGATGCTGCTGAGGGCAAACGCCATGCTTCCCTCCGGGCATCACCTGAAGGTGAACACTCTGCTCCGGACGCTCGATAGACAGCGTGAGGTTTACGCGAGGATCACCTCTGAAATCCAGGAGAAGCATCCTGAGTGGCCCAAGAGCCGCCTCCGCAGGGAGATCAACAAGTTCCTCGCGCCTCCGGATGCGAAGCACCCCCCGGGGCACACGACCGGGGGCGCCGTGGATGTGACCATTGTCGGACCTGAAGGTTGCGAGCTCGATATGGTCTCATCGCTTGACGGGGAGGAGAAGCCTTTCCTGGCCACCATGCCCCTCTACAGCAGGAAGGCGACGCCGCACGCAGCACGGAACCGCCAGATGCTCGCCGACGTCATGGCATCTGCGGGGTTCAGCAGCTATCCCGGCGAGTGGTGGCACTATTCCTACGGCGACAGCGCGTGGGCAGTTAGAACGGGTGCTCCGTGTGCGCTTTACGGAGCGGCCGAGATCAGCGCATGA